In Sphingobacterium sp. PCS056, the following proteins share a genomic window:
- a CDS encoding carboxypeptidase regulatory-like domain-containing protein, producing MNSYSNSKPRSGPSLGKGMFWWNHIKVALLCFFFLISTSLFAQETSGALTGRVLHVDGHAVAGASILAVHTPSGTRYSLATDKDGRYTLNNLRIGGPYTVTVSMVGMQSDTRTDIQIRLGAAQELNLQLQEGNQALAEVAVTGRLQRQRADTYGAGRNISAEQVRNMPTVSRSITDVTRLTPQGSRDNSFGGTNFRYNNVTVDGAVNNDAIGFSPSLGGQTGTSGMAGSSTRTNPISMDAIQDMQVYLAPYDVKIGNFTGGSVNAVTRSGTNKIEGSVYGYGRNAALTGKDRVGSLGKMDHDFYDYQSGFRIGFPIIKDKLFFFSNEEITRRQDPTQLQVGTAETAHILSEEDAKSIATTVGNRYGDVFDAGTAGKYTNWSKSTKFFNRIDWNINDRHQLAIRNNTIFSSATHMDRDQQDFRFSSMAFKQTNNQSSTVAELKSRFSNNLSANAVLGFTVVNDRRDPLSDPTLPQVQIQGRTPGTTIYLGTDREASIFDMQQRTWELTANLNWNLGRHKLLFGTHNELYRIRYGFVNAWNGRVDYNSIDDFLSNNPYRVRGSYNYKNNTRDYILDHPSADFGINMYSLYVQDEIRVSDHFRVTPGLRADFTHLPEMPLLSDKVRNIQSDPYFGTTYDYTPLSRISNDFLNRVQLSPRVGFRWEVLEDQSLVVRGGAGLFTGRIPFAWLAYAFYNTGDSYGAFDQRADQKPFAPGSDAIKPSPNGLADFIAANGAVVNDPKSGKTQVDLVDNGFTMPQVLRGSLGIDYETANNWKFTVEGLYTKNISDVLFQQLNVHDNPLYYGYDIHQQQPVYQGAVDDRFSNIYVLSNTDQGYRYNITGTISKRMKNFNGTASYTYGESKDLSNGVRNSMESNWQLNQSLIPNNPKLAYSNFDIRHRVVSSISYDHYWRTAGKTNITLFISAQSGSPFTYGIVNNSIQGLPQQVSLVYIPNQEEAIRYFKDIPSGNTAVQQAEAFNKYIDGNAYLSSRRGDFTERNRGRTPWNVQADLRIAHDLPVSIKKGQFMTISADLVNVTNLLYKKWGVQYFSPNTFNSTSSVGLTPTLFPPQQNNGNWPVFTFNEPGQTYSIDYFNSRAQVQLGVRYTF from the coding sequence ATGAACAGTTATAGCAATAGTAAGCCAAGATCTGGTCCGTCTTTAGGGAAAGGGATGTTTTGGTGGAACCATATAAAAGTAGCCTTGTTGTGCTTCTTTTTTCTAATAAGTACCTCACTTTTCGCGCAGGAAACATCAGGTGCTTTAACAGGGCGTGTGCTACATGTTGATGGGCATGCTGTCGCAGGGGCTTCAATTCTGGCGGTGCATACTCCCTCGGGCACACGTTATTCACTTGCTACGGATAAAGACGGGCGCTATACCTTAAACAATCTGCGTATTGGTGGACCCTATACGGTGACCGTGAGTATGGTCGGGATGCAAAGTGATACACGTACGGATATTCAAATCCGTCTTGGTGCCGCACAGGAACTCAATTTACAATTGCAGGAAGGCAATCAGGCATTAGCAGAAGTTGCTGTAACTGGTCGTTTACAGCGACAACGTGCGGATACGTATGGCGCAGGACGCAATATCAGTGCTGAGCAGGTCCGCAATATGCCTACAGTGAGTCGTTCGATTACAGATGTGACCCGCCTGACACCACAAGGAAGTCGAGACAATAGTTTCGGAGGAACTAATTTCAGGTATAATAACGTCACCGTAGATGGGGCAGTCAATAACGATGCGATCGGTTTTTCACCCTCTCTGGGTGGACAAACAGGGACTTCGGGCATGGCCGGAAGCAGTACGCGTACCAACCCGATCTCCATGGATGCCATACAGGACATGCAGGTCTATCTGGCACCCTACGATGTTAAAATCGGAAATTTTACGGGAGGTTCGGTCAATGCCGTAACCCGAAGCGGTACCAATAAAATCGAAGGCTCAGTCTATGGATATGGACGCAATGCTGCTTTAACGGGTAAAGACCGTGTGGGAAGTCTCGGTAAAATGGATCATGATTTTTATGACTACCAGTCCGGATTTAGAATTGGTTTTCCAATTATAAAAGATAAACTTTTCTTCTTTAGCAATGAAGAGATTACCCGTCGTCAAGATCCTACACAACTGCAAGTGGGGACAGCGGAGACTGCTCATATCCTGAGCGAAGAGGATGCCAAATCGATTGCCACGACAGTAGGTAACCGCTATGGTGATGTGTTTGATGCAGGTACAGCCGGTAAGTACACCAACTGGTCAAAATCCACTAAGTTTTTTAACCGTATCGACTGGAATATCAATGATAGACATCAATTAGCCATTCGTAACAACACGATTTTTAGTAGTGCGACTCACATGGACCGGGATCAACAGGATTTCCGCTTTTCGAGTATGGCGTTTAAGCAGACGAATAATCAGAGCAGTACAGTAGCTGAATTGAAAAGCCGCTTTAGCAATAATCTTTCTGCTAATGCGGTACTGGGGTTTACCGTAGTAAACGACAGACGGGATCCGTTGAGCGACCCTACTCTTCCACAGGTTCAGATTCAGGGACGTACTCCAGGTACGACAATTTATCTTGGAACTGACCGTGAAGCGAGTATTTTTGATATGCAACAGCGCACTTGGGAACTGACGGCAAATTTGAACTGGAACCTTGGCCGGCATAAACTTCTTTTTGGGACCCATAATGAGCTTTACCGTATTCGCTATGGTTTTGTGAATGCTTGGAATGGACGTGTAGACTACAATAGTATTGACGATTTTTTAAGTAATAATCCTTACCGTGTACGCGGTAGTTACAACTATAAAAACAATACGCGGGACTATATTTTGGACCATCCTTCGGCAGATTTTGGAATCAATATGTACAGTCTTTATGTACAGGATGAGATCAGGGTAAGTGATCATTTTCGCGTTACGCCAGGTTTACGTGCCGATTTTACACACCTACCGGAAATGCCATTATTAAGTGATAAGGTCAGGAATATACAATCTGATCCATACTTTGGGACTACTTATGACTATACGCCTTTGTCACGGATTTCAAATGATTTCCTTAATCGCGTACAGTTGTCGCCCCGTGTGGGATTCCGCTGGGAGGTGTTGGAAGATCAAAGTTTAGTAGTACGTGGTGGAGCAGGACTTTTTACAGGACGGATTCCTTTTGCATGGTTAGCCTATGCGTTCTATAATACAGGGGACAGTTATGGTGCTTTTGATCAGCGTGCAGATCAGAAACCTTTTGCTCCGGGCAGTGATGCGATTAAACCCAGCCCCAATGGATTGGCCGATTTTATTGCCGCAAATGGAGCTGTAGTAAATGATCCGAAGAGTGGTAAAACGCAGGTTGATCTGGTGGATAATGGCTTTACAATGCCTCAGGTACTGCGTGGTAGTCTGGGTATTGACTATGAAACAGCGAACAACTGGAAGTTTACAGTCGAAGGTTTGTATACCAAAAATATCAGCGATGTGCTCTTTCAACAGTTGAATGTCCATGATAATCCACTTTATTATGGTTATGATATTCATCAACAGCAACCGGTGTATCAGGGTGCGGTTGATGATCGTTTCTCGAATATTTATGTATTGAGCAATACCGATCAGGGCTACCGTTATAACATCACGGGGACAATCAGTAAGCGAATGAAGAATTTTAATGGAACAGCGAGTTATACGTACGGAGAATCAAAGGATTTGAGCAACGGGGTGCGTAATTCTATGGAATCAAATTGGCAACTGAACCAATCGCTTATACCGAATAATCCAAAGTTGGCCTATAGTAATTTTGATATCCGTCACCGCGTCGTTTCCAGTATCAGTTACGATCATTATTGGCGAACGGCAGGAAAAACAAACATCACCTTGTTTATCAGTGCACAATCGGGATCTCCATTTACTTATGGTATTGTCAACAACAGCATTCAAGGATTGCCACAACAGGTGAGTTTGGTCTATATCCCAAATCAGGAGGAGGCAATCCGTTATTTTAAAGATATTCCTAGTGGAAACACGGCGGTGCAACAAGCTGAAGCATTTAACAAGTACATCGATGGCAATGCTTATCTCAGCAGCAGAAGAGGAGATTTTACGGAACGTAATAGGGGACGTACACCTTGGAATGTGCAAGCGGATCTCCGCATTGCACACGATTTGCCTGTGAGCATTAAAAAAGGACAGTTTATGACGATTTCTGCCGATTTGGTCAATGTGACAAACCTGCTGTACAAAAAGTGGGGAGTACAATATTTTTCGCCTAATACGTTCAATTCGACCAGTAGCGTGGGTTTGACACCGACCTTGTTTCCACCACAGCAAAATAATGGAAACTGGCCCGTATTTACGTTCAATGAACCTGGACAAACCTATAGTATTGATTATTTCAATTCAAGAGCACAGGTACAACTCGGAGTTAGGTATACGTTTTAA
- a CDS encoding fasciclin domain-containing protein, producing the protein MNYKIIDKRRNQVWQYVLFMLSFFLFSCEHPDLTEVAPNENLRPASDFIKNNYEMTLFSAALQKVGLTAMLNEKGPYTVLVPTDAAFNELGIFRPSDFDKMNLDSLKKVIQYHILPRRMLLRDIPSNGVDVRYATLAGSELYASLGSVGPNGGTPTNELFFSGAKASRKDVILANGVLYVLDKMMKPQFDTSIQAWLAARPTYRVFVSGLKKFGLWDQLATNGPFTIFAPTNEALEEVGITEETLQTLSPEKYRADVLFGSYLIYDKHFFVSDAKVMGIIATTGGYTYQLKNNLHEMSFAAGEDYPSFILSYYLRLRADRTVTAPIIAQVSYGIRAKMDYLCRNGVVHDLNQGLVRPEQAIK; encoded by the coding sequence ATGAACTATAAGATAATCGATAAGAGGAGGAATCAAGTATGGCAGTACGTATTGTTTATGCTTTCGTTTTTCCTTTTCTCTTGCGAACATCCGGATTTAACGGAGGTCGCACCCAACGAGAACTTACGTCCGGCATCGGATTTTATCAAAAATAATTATGAAATGACCTTATTCAGTGCCGCGCTGCAAAAAGTGGGATTGACGGCAATGCTAAATGAAAAGGGACCTTATACCGTTTTGGTGCCTACAGATGCCGCATTTAATGAATTAGGCATATTTAGACCTTCAGATTTTGATAAGATGAATCTGGACAGTTTAAAAAAAGTGATCCAATACCATATTCTTCCTCGCCGTATGCTCTTGCGGGATATCCCATCAAATGGGGTAGATGTGCGCTATGCCACGCTAGCCGGTTCGGAGTTATATGCTTCGCTAGGTTCGGTGGGACCAAATGGTGGTACGCCTACAAATGAGCTTTTCTTTAGTGGAGCAAAGGCGTCTAGAAAAGATGTGATTTTAGCCAATGGCGTTTTGTATGTTTTGGATAAAATGATGAAACCACAATTTGATACCTCTATTCAGGCCTGGTTGGCAGCACGTCCTACCTACCGTGTTTTTGTAAGTGGGTTGAAGAAATTTGGTTTATGGGATCAACTGGCAACGAATGGGCCCTTCACCATCTTTGCGCCGACCAATGAAGCATTGGAAGAAGTGGGTATTACCGAAGAAACATTACAAACATTAAGCCCAGAAAAATATCGTGCTGATGTGCTGTTTGGATCTTACCTCATCTATGACAAACACTTTTTTGTATCCGATGCTAAAGTTATGGGGATCATTGCGACTACTGGGGGCTATACCTATCAGTTAAAGAACAATCTGCATGAGATGAGTTTTGCTGCCGGAGAGGACTACCCCAGTTTTATATTAAGTTACTACCTCAGATTGCGTGCAGACCGTACCGTCACAGCACCTATAATTGCTCAAGTATCGTATGGAATCAGGGCAAAGATGGACTATCTGTGTCGTAATGGTGTGGTACATGATCTTAATCAGGGGTTGGTAAGACCTGAACAGGCTATTAAATAA
- a CDS encoding DUF4397 domain-containing protein, producing the protein MRYQKLDFKQYKRDHTQQAYWCRLVDNHLMYVAILFFTFVFTACQKEKMDMGVDNRAVTENRERSNVRIINMAGFNQVISGKDSLTNFIVRRPDAPDTDRYPGTSYFPVDGRLGKSWVIPQDLFNQQDQVKLTLGIRHYQGALDRDITFQAANDYRKPMDYFLLPTLFMDGQPDIVAVPRAVSAPSKPDHFKIRVVNLGGPIKHQTMGLLGMQEDITGAVSLAYADGTLVSTQTNNIQTNAVASDYIELPYGTYQFRLLLQDGRQIPALGADTYAYTVLHPSTSTIAIDHSSNSNLHYAPVTTYQPGGVYTLLVAPGEFNYYVDEIGNTSSYYQNAFQVLTDVAAPANRTYSRIQAANARAGQPVNFRVDGKPLANALTFGQASNYLNMIQGTHMIEALDASGKVLASLEQAMQPAQNYTIWLYPQQDGKPQLLLVANDLSGSVYTGAQDDASFARLQYQFYFPKRFLNLSVGNPYVTFTVGNGQSPATSFDNRDAVENLQPGIPKMERPYIGYRTLYNPFEFMVYRSTPDVVPGIWASDISVLTHEAFIANKKLYEKSGRPEPIQEAGVYTVALIGKSSKDATATDKARMILVKHTR; encoded by the coding sequence ATGCGATATCAAAAATTAGACTTTAAACAGTACAAACGCGATCATACGCAACAAGCTTATTGGTGTCGCCTAGTGGATAACCACCTCATGTATGTGGCCATTTTATTTTTCACATTCGTGTTTACGGCCTGTCAGAAAGAAAAAATGGATATGGGTGTTGACAATCGGGCGGTAACGGAAAACCGTGAACGATCCAATGTGCGGATTATAAATATGGCTGGATTTAATCAGGTTATTTCAGGTAAAGATAGTTTAACCAATTTTATCGTGCGTCGTCCAGACGCTCCAGATACGGATCGCTATCCGGGTACATCCTATTTTCCTGTAGACGGACGATTGGGTAAAAGCTGGGTAATTCCACAGGATCTCTTTAACCAACAGGATCAAGTAAAGCTTACGTTGGGGATACGTCATTATCAGGGGGCTTTAGATCGGGACATTACTTTTCAGGCTGCCAACGATTACCGTAAACCGATGGATTATTTCTTGCTGCCTACGTTATTTATGGATGGACAACCGGATATAGTAGCGGTGCCACGTGCGGTTTCCGCTCCTTCAAAACCGGATCATTTTAAAATCCGAGTCGTCAATCTGGGTGGTCCTATCAAACATCAGACCATGGGCCTTTTGGGTATGCAGGAAGATATTACGGGGGCCGTATCTTTAGCGTATGCCGATGGTACATTGGTCAGTACACAAACCAATAATATACAGACAAATGCAGTAGCTTCTGATTATATTGAACTGCCTTATGGTACCTATCAGTTTAGGTTATTGCTCCAAGACGGAAGGCAGATTCCAGCTTTGGGAGCAGATACTTACGCATACACTGTCCTTCATCCGTCGACATCCACGATCGCTATCGATCATTCGAGCAATAGCAATTTGCATTACGCTCCCGTCACGACCTATCAACCCGGTGGCGTGTATACCTTGTTGGTTGCTCCCGGAGAATTTAATTACTACGTCGATGAAATCGGAAATACCTCTTCCTATTATCAGAATGCTTTTCAGGTATTGACCGATGTAGCAGCTCCTGCCAACCGAACCTATTCCCGTATTCAAGCAGCTAATGCGCGAGCAGGTCAACCGGTCAATTTTCGGGTTGATGGTAAACCACTAGCCAATGCTTTGACTTTTGGTCAGGCCAGTAATTATCTCAATATGATTCAGGGAACACATATGATAGAAGCCTTGGATGCATCAGGCAAAGTATTGGCGTCTTTGGAGCAGGCGATGCAACCGGCACAAAATTATACCATTTGGCTTTATCCCCAACAAGATGGTAAACCTCAACTGCTATTAGTAGCCAATGACTTAAGTGGTTCGGTCTATACAGGAGCTCAGGATGATGCCAGTTTTGCCCGTTTACAATATCAGTTTTATTTCCCAAAACGCTTTTTAAACTTATCCGTTGGAAATCCATATGTGACGTTCACTGTGGGCAATGGACAGTCTCCTGCCACGTCTTTCGATAATCGCGACGCGGTAGAAAATCTACAACCTGGAATTCCGAAGATGGAAAGACCATATATCGGATATCGAACGCTCTATAATCCTTTTGAATTTATGGTCTATCGTTCGACACCTGATGTCGTTCCAGGTATTTGGGCAAGCGATATCAGCGTGTTGACACACGAAGCTTTTATCGCCAATAAAAAACTTTACGAGAAATCAGGACGCCCCGAACCCATACAGGAAGCAGGCGTATATACGGTTGCTCTTATTGGCAAGAGTTCAAAAGATGCTACTGCGACCGATAAAGCAAGAATGATTTTAGTTAAACATACCCGATAA
- a CDS encoding IPT/TIG domain-containing protein, producing the protein MKTWTKYSLSIILFILVLAGSAGCEKKEDALPETAMNIIDYYPNSGKEGTLVTIEGEGFGTSIDAYKATVNGQDAAVISATATAVVIRIPVGGSTGKLVLSYDNKMMDVGTYTYQNLSVRQVFPANGPAGSQIRIGGTGFGSITHPAEVFINEKKALVVSISDTLIVAEVPNEAGSGSVLVKVDGMDAKGQNFTYQAIKGIKPLSGGKDTRVVISGEGFEQLTTQNIVEFNGKKALVVESTPERLVVKVPEGVTTGPLSVNINNQKTTGPSFTVVDKPIIQTVTPLSGPKGAQMTISGSLFSKELDENQVYINNILIPLTSANESELKLTVPGGTGSGVIRVVVNDQVSHGPQFKDQNLGITAMTPDNGLTGTSVTIKGTGFSTTASENKVYFNGVSAMVKTATENSLVLEAPLGLSTGNVKVVVGGQEALAPQLFKRAGVMTLAGGPSSNTFAGYMSAIATDQQGNIYVTDTNNKQVKKITPSGAVSILQVNGADAVFVKPYGIVIDKQNTMYVSDQGTNQVIKITSAGQRSVHTSGFAPGHMSIDDAGNLYVNINGFAAGVNKVNTTGNYSKINGTGWVTTRTVVDALGNYYYPDQNAISGNGLMRRGADGITMNAWIGFSDAGYADGIGSAARFQGISSVVLFGSNTMYATDNFNYALREIDVATRKVSTIFKANNRGYTDGSLVESRFGALADMAVDKNGNIYILDPDNKAIRKVFLK; encoded by the coding sequence ATGAAAACATGGACAAAATATAGCCTCAGTATCATCCTCTTTATTTTGGTACTTGCAGGTAGTGCAGGTTGTGAAAAGAAGGAAGATGCGCTTCCCGAGACTGCAATGAACATAATCGATTATTATCCAAATTCAGGAAAAGAGGGTACGCTTGTGACCATTGAAGGCGAAGGCTTTGGCACCAGTATAGATGCCTATAAAGCAACGGTAAATGGTCAAGATGCCGCTGTGATCAGCGCTACAGCAACGGCTGTTGTCATTCGTATACCGGTGGGCGGGAGTACCGGAAAACTGGTATTGAGCTATGATAACAAGATGATGGATGTGGGTACCTATACCTATCAAAATTTAAGTGTACGTCAGGTGTTTCCTGCTAATGGACCTGCTGGTTCCCAAATACGCATTGGAGGTACGGGATTTGGAAGTATTACTCATCCGGCGGAAGTCTTTATTAATGAAAAAAAAGCGTTGGTCGTCAGTATCAGTGATACCTTGATCGTAGCAGAGGTGCCCAATGAAGCTGGTTCCGGATCGGTATTGGTTAAAGTGGATGGCATGGATGCGAAAGGGCAAAACTTCACTTATCAGGCCATAAAAGGTATCAAGCCATTAAGCGGAGGAAAAGACACGCGTGTGGTGATTTCGGGAGAAGGTTTTGAGCAATTGACTACCCAAAATATCGTAGAATTTAATGGTAAGAAAGCTCTTGTGGTTGAATCTACCCCAGAGCGTTTGGTCGTAAAGGTTCCAGAAGGAGTAACCACAGGACCCTTATCGGTCAATATCAATAATCAGAAAACAACAGGCCCGTCTTTTACTGTGGTAGATAAACCAATCATCCAAACAGTAACCCCATTAAGCGGTCCCAAGGGGGCACAAATGACGATCAGTGGATCTTTATTCAGTAAAGAGCTGGATGAAAACCAAGTATATATCAACAATATATTGATACCGTTGACCTCAGCTAATGAATCGGAGCTGAAACTAACCGTTCCGGGAGGCACAGGATCTGGCGTTATCCGTGTTGTAGTGAATGATCAGGTGAGTCATGGTCCGCAGTTTAAAGATCAAAATCTGGGGATTACGGCGATGACACCGGACAACGGATTGACCGGTACGAGTGTGACGATTAAAGGCACAGGTTTTAGCACAACAGCATCAGAAAATAAAGTGTATTTCAATGGCGTATCAGCAATGGTAAAAACAGCCACGGAGAATAGTTTAGTGCTCGAAGCACCTCTAGGATTAAGCACTGGAAATGTGAAAGTGGTTGTTGGTGGGCAGGAAGCCCTTGCTCCGCAATTGTTTAAACGAGCAGGTGTAATGACTTTGGCGGGGGGACCTAGCAGTAATACCTTTGCAGGATATATGTCTGCTATTGCTACCGATCAGCAAGGCAATATCTATGTAACCGATACGAATAATAAACAGGTGAAAAAAATAACTCCTTCGGGAGCTGTTTCCATTCTGCAGGTCAATGGAGCAGATGCGGTTTTTGTCAAACCGTATGGCATCGTCATCGATAAGCAGAATACCATGTATGTGAGTGATCAGGGAACCAATCAGGTGATCAAGATTACATCGGCCGGTCAACGTTCGGTCCACACGTCGGGATTTGCACCTGGGCATATGAGTATCGACGATGCTGGAAATCTGTATGTCAATATCAACGGATTTGCTGCAGGAGTCAATAAGGTCAATACAACAGGAAATTATAGTAAAATTAATGGCACAGGTTGGGTGACAACCCGCACGGTGGTAGATGCTTTAGGAAATTACTACTATCCAGATCAAAATGCTATCAGTGGGAATGGTTTAATGCGTAGGGGAGCTGATGGTATAACGATGAATGCATGGATCGGTTTTTCAGATGCAGGCTATGCGGATGGTATTGGAAGTGCTGCACGTTTTCAGGGTATTAGCAGTGTTGTCCTTTTTGGAAGTAATACCATGTACGCTACGGATAACTTTAATTATGCATTACGAGAAATTGATGTGGCAACTCGAAAGGTATCCACTATTTTCAAGGCGAATAACAGGGGTTATACAGATGGATCTTTAGTAGAGTCACGCTTTGGAGCTTTGGCCGATATGGCGGTCGACAAGAATGGTAATATTTATATCTTGGATCCGGACAATAAAGCCATCCGGAAGGTTTTCTTGAAGTAG
- a CDS encoding fasciclin domain-containing protein, with product MKLQLRYYKQLGILLFATFMVTSCKKDEVLNSHDNNRVNLVIADNFNLSSFSAVLRKSGMDKVLQDGEGPYTLLAPSDAAFSAAGYGDAVSVLAGNTKVISRIAHYHMLDGKYELNKLPFLFNQELRTRGGKMYATHWLKGGDTVLTLNGSRVLAQNIAASNGLIQVLDRVLTPYVHDLIGNAIAADPSITLFAQALKTSGLLQTISDAGPYTVFAPNNAAMQALGYSTVQQIQLADPDKLRSLLRYHIVKDRRFVYDYILSTGASNKAQQGMMDGNSISISLVPNPNAPNSFQGISLRGIGNTSEIKLLKQDMLSGNGVLHVIDGGLRITQ from the coding sequence ATGAAACTACAGCTAAGATATTATAAGCAATTGGGGATATTGCTTTTTGCAACTTTCATGGTGACCTCATGTAAAAAGGACGAGGTACTGAATAGTCATGACAATAATAGGGTCAATTTGGTCATAGCCGACAACTTTAATCTGTCTAGTTTTAGTGCCGTTTTGCGTAAAAGCGGAATGGATAAAGTTTTACAGGATGGAGAAGGACCCTATACCTTATTGGCACCTTCCGATGCGGCTTTTTCAGCAGCAGGTTATGGCGATGCGGTATCAGTTTTGGCGGGAAATACGAAAGTGATCAGCAGAATTGCTCATTATCATATGTTGGATGGTAAATATGAGTTAAATAAACTTCCTTTTTTGTTTAATCAGGAATTACGCACGCGCGGAGGAAAAATGTATGCGACCCATTGGTTAAAGGGAGGGGATACGGTATTGACGCTCAACGGATCACGTGTACTGGCTCAGAACATCGCCGCATCCAATGGACTGATTCAGGTCTTAGATCGGGTGCTGACGCCCTATGTGCACGATTTGATTGGAAATGCTATTGCTGCTGATCCCAGTATCACCTTATTTGCACAAGCTTTAAAAACTTCTGGACTGCTACAGACGATAAGTGATGCCGGCCCCTATACGGTATTTGCACCAAATAATGCAGCGATGCAGGCTTTGGGATATAGCACGGTGCAGCAGATCCAATTGGCAGATCCAGATAAGCTCCGAAGTTTGTTGCGCTACCATATTGTGAAGGATAGACGTTTTGTATACGACTATATTCTGAGTACGGGTGCTTCCAATAAGGCGCAACAGGGCATGATGGACGGTAATAGCATCAGCATCTCACTGGTCCCCAATCCAAATGCTCCTAATTCTTTTCAAGGGATCAGCTTACGTGGAATAGGGAATACTTCAGAGATCAAATTACTGAAACAAGATATGTTAAGTGGAAATGGGGTACTGCACGTGATCGATGGCGGTTTACGGATTACCCAATAA
- a CDS encoding fasciclin domain-containing protein → MKMQQINTLYKLAFMGLLMTLLFAACKKTEFMPAAEGEQVPYKPDATESVTEILGKNPDATIFYTAWKKSSMEEKIKEKGGNTTYTLLVPNNAAMIASGLTEAKIAQMPRADVDSLLLFYTVLGMISRDELRDNSLPVKSMLMNPGLRVPFYEGGVGSGLGQRYDPYYYKHYLAIRDEQLLINGKKAGKMKYQPARNGALYFLEQTVTKPTKTVLEALEQDGRFTMFLELQRLSDDAFVEVMVTQMEPLFGYKMSPEEYWQNFPDAREPYTKKWMIGPTPNPDYADPNITISTWFAPTDAAFKRAGFKSVAEMLQFNETRGHVYFDETTFQPSGGYPLDSIVNYHRDWGRFFAIKDPAYGLAYPNSTVFFSNDLTADFLQDYYVNIGGNAQVQYAYKNPFAFTASNGKLSMTIKESGQATVQIIDTDINTLNGPIHVVDNLLLPKGFKLK, encoded by the coding sequence ATGAAAATGCAACAAATCAATACACTATATAAGCTGGCCTTTATGGGCTTGCTCATGACGCTGTTATTTGCCGCCTGTAAAAAAACAGAGTTTATGCCTGCAGCGGAAGGCGAGCAGGTGCCTTATAAACCTGATGCGACCGAGAGTGTTACCGAAATATTAGGTAAAAATCCGGATGCGACAATATTTTATACGGCTTGGAAAAAGAGCAGCATGGAGGAGAAAATCAAGGAAAAAGGAGGGAATACCACCTATACTTTGTTGGTTCCCAACAATGCGGCGATGATCGCGTCGGGACTGACCGAAGCAAAGATTGCACAAATGCCACGGGCAGATGTAGACAGCCTCCTGTTATTTTATACGGTTTTGGGTATGATATCCCGTGATGAACTTCGAGATAATAGTTTACCTGTAAAAAGTATGCTGATGAATCCGGGTTTACGAGTTCCTTTTTATGAAGGTGGAGTGGGATCAGGTCTTGGCCAACGATATGACCCCTACTATTACAAACATTATCTGGCTATACGCGATGAACAATTGCTGATCAATGGAAAGAAAGCCGGTAAAATGAAGTATCAACCGGCACGTAATGGTGCGCTTTATTTTTTGGAGCAAACCGTTACCAAACCGACAAAAACTGTTTTGGAAGCCTTGGAGCAGGATGGGCGTTTTACCATGTTTCTCGAATTGCAACGTCTTTCTGATGATGCTTTCGTGGAAGTGATGGTGACTCAAATGGAGCCTTTATTTGGTTATAAAATGTCTCCTGAAGAATATTGGCAGAATTTTCCTGATGCGCGGGAGCCCTATACAAAAAAATGGATGATCGGACCAACACCCAATCCCGACTATGCTGATCCCAATATCACCATATCGACTTGGTTTGCACCGACAGACGCTGCATTTAAGCGTGCAGGATTTAAATCTGTAGCAGAAATGCTTCAATTCAATGAGACTCGAGGCCATGTGTATTTTGATGAGACGACGTTCCAACCCTCTGGTGGTTATCCATTGGATAGTATCGTCAACTATCATCGGGATTGGGGACGCTTTTTTGCGATCAAAGATCCGGCTTATGGGTTGGCATATCCCAATAGTACGGTATTTTTTAGTAATGATCTGACGGCCGATTTCCTACAGGATTATTACGTCAACATCGGTGGAAATGCGCAGGTGCAATATGCCTATAAAAATCCTTTTGCTTTTACAGCATCCAATGGAAAGCTATCCATGACCATAAAAGAAAGTGGTCAGGCAACTGTACAGATTATCGATACCGATATCAATACCCTCAATGGACCGATACATGTTGTGGACAATCTGCTGTTGCCTAAGGGATTTAAATTAAAGTAG